CGTGCGCGCAATCCGGCGCTGGAGGTATTCGCATGCCTGCACGCGGTTGTAAACGTTCTTCGACACCCCCTGCCGGTCGATCCAGCCGAGGTCGGCGGTCAGGGCGAGCGCCTCGCGCAGGGCGCGTCGCTGCACTTCGCGCGGCACGGCCGTGCAGGCGGGCCGGGCCGTTCCCTCGTAGACCGGATTCATATAGACGCCCCCGATGTAGCGCATCAGCTGCAAGGCGAGGGAGTTGACGCGCAGAACCATCTCCGTGAGCAGCTCCTCGCGGAACTTGTAGTCGCCGTCGCGGCCCGAAAGCCACCCGTCGCCGTGCTCGGCGACATATTTCAGATTGGCCGATTGCAGCGCCACGCTCCGGAACAGGTCGTCGCCCAGGTCTCCGGCCCCCACGCGGGGATCGTAAGTCCCGGAGGCGTACTGCGCGAAGAAACAGCGGGAATCACCCTCCTTCGAGGCGAGCAGGCGGCGCAGCTCCGGAACCTCGTCGTGCGGCGTCACAGCCCCCGGAACGGGCTTGTAGAGCCACTCGACGGCCAGATAATCGTAAGGACCCAGCGCATCGGCCACGAGCTTCACACCGCGCTCCCTGTCGCCCGGCTGCGCGACGATGTTGTAGAACACGTCGTCGGTGATCGACGCCGCCAGGCCGTTTTCCCGCGTAAACGACGGCGAACGGAGCGAGTCGGTCGGATAGGCCGACGAGGCGGCGTAGTTGGGCATCACGCCGAAAGCCGAGGCCGCACGGCGGGCCACCATGGCCGTCAGGGCGTCGGCGATCTGACGCGCCGAAGGCTGCGTGGTGCGCGCCTCGGGGTCGGCGGCCGACAACGTCAGGAGCAGCTTCTTCTGAATGGCGGCCGTGAAATTGAAGGGCACGAAGATGTCGGTCCCGAGGATTTCACCGCTGCGCGGATCGACCCACGAGGCGGTGTAGAGTTCCGAATTGGAGGTTCCCGTGCGCCGCACGCAGTTGTTATAGAGGCTGTTGTCGTTGAAAGCCGGATCAGCCGGAAAAGGCTCTACCCGCACGACATCCTTGCAGCCGATCTTCGCGAAGGCATCGTTCCACAGCAGAAGCCCCCGCTCGACGGCGGCATAGGCCGAAGCGTCGAAAGCCGTGTCGACGTAAAACACCACGGGACGCACCTTCCCCGCGCTGTCGAGGATCGAACGGCGGCAGACGTAATAATCGGTTTTGGCCTCCTGCTCCCGGTCCGAGAAGCGTTTGAACGCCTTGGCCGCCAGCCCGAGCCGCTGGTCGCAGAGCCGCATCCGCCGTTCGGGATCGCCCAGCACGCGGAGCGTGCGGCGGGCGACGATCGACTGGGGCTTGTCCTTCCACAGGTCGAGCAGGCCGAGGAAGCTGACCGTCGTGCCGTAGGAAAGCTCTCCCACCACCGAAACGCACCCTTTTCCGCCCGTCACGCCGGTCAGCATCGAACGGTCCTTCTTGTAATCGGCCTTGGCCGTCATCCAGCCGCCGTAGGTGTTGCCGCCCTCGGGGTCGATCGGACGCAGGCGTTTGACGTCCCCGACGAAAAGCGCCGTGACGTCGACGACGGACGACTTCCCGTCGGGCGTGCGGGCCTTCACGGCATACGAGGCCACGATCGGACCGATGTTGCTCCGTCCAACGGCCTCACGCATCGCCGGGCTGCCGTCGACGATCACCACCGGAGCGAACTCCCGCATGCAGAGGAGCGTGTCGCTCTTCCCGCGGCCGAACTCGACCATGTAGGGCGGCACGGGCTGCTGGTGGGCCAGTCCGTCGCCGGGATCGCCCGTCCGCTCGATCGTCGTGGTGATCATCAGCCCCCGGCCGAGCAACGAATCGGGGAGTTCGAGGTAGAGTTTGTCCGCAGTCAGGTGCAGGGTCAGCCCGCCGCCGCGGACAGTCTCCACCCGCTTGTCCTTGAACAGTTTCTCGTAGGGAGTCGCCTTGGCGGCGGTATCGGCCTCCTGCTTCTTTTTCTTGTCGCGCTTCCTGTCCCCGGCTCCGGCTTCCACGGCGGCCGAACCGGCCGCCCGGACGGGCCGAGACGCCGCCGGCAGCAGCAAGATTCCCGCCAGCAGCGGAAGGAAAGCTATTTTAAACAGTTTCATCATGGTCCGGAAGATTTATTTTTTCAACGCTTTCTCGATGTTGCGCAGCAACAACTCGTAGTGCAGGCGCGCTTCGCCCGTCGCCGAAGCGCTCTTCGTGCGGAGCATCGCACGCAGTTTGAGCAGCGCGGCATAATCCCCGGCCTCGGTGTTGCGCGGGTCGTAGTAGTTCAGGCGCGGAGAGCCGTAGCCCAGCAGCGGCGCGGTGTCGACGCGGTGCGCGGCGGAGAAGGTTTCGAAGGGGTCGTGGCCGCAGCGTTCCCCGCAGGCGGTGAGCGCCGCGGTGCGGGCCGCATGCTCCCCAAGGAAGGCGGGAACGGGCATCAGTCCCTCGTCGGAGACCAGCTTCTTCTCCTCCCGCGCCCCCGTCCCGGTGTATTTCAGCCCGGCCGAAAGGCTGAGACTGCGGACGTATTCGCGCTGGAGCATCATCTCCAGTGCATCGGGCGTGCGGCCCTTCAGCGTCGAAGCCCACACGAATTCATAGACATCCCTGCGGCACTCCTCGGGCGTGTAGGCCTCCTTTTCGGCCAGCGCGGCGCTCAAAGCCACACGCGCCGGGGCGGCCACGACGACCGACACCAGCGAAGCCATGATCGACTCGGCGGGCGAACCCATCAGCGGCATGTCGCGGATCAGTTCGGCGTTGTCCAGCCACTTCATGTCCTTGAGCTGCGCGAGACAGAACAGCAGGGCTTCGCGCTGGCGTTCGCGCGGCACGCTGCGGTAGGCTTCCACGGGGTCGCCCTCCATCTTCTCGGCGAAGTAGATGCCGCCGACGTTGGCCAGCACGTGGTTCAGGTAGCGGATATACTGCGTGAGCACCTCGTCGTAGAGGGTGCGCCGCTGGGAGAAATCGGGGTCCTGGGCGCCGATCCAGGCGTTCATGTTGCCGAGAATGTATTTCAGATTGGCGATGCCGTAGCCCGAGGCCTTCACGGCGTCGTCGCCCAGATCCTCCGACTGCGAACGGGGATCGATCGAGCGGCTGAACTGCTGCTTGCCGAAACGGTAGACCGAATCGGCGGCGGCCCCGGTTATCCATTTCGAAGTGACGGCATATTCGTCGGCAGCC
This Alistipes shahii WAL 8301 DNA region includes the following protein-coding sequences:
- a CDS encoding zinc-dependent metalloprotease, which gives rise to MMKLFKIAFLPLLAGILLLPAASRPVRAAGSAAVEAGAGDRKRDKKKKQEADTAAKATPYEKLFKDKRVETVRGGGLTLHLTADKLYLELPDSLLGRGLMITTTIERTGDPGDGLAHQQPVPPYMVEFGRGKSDTLLCMREFAPVVIVDGSPAMREAVGRSNIGPIVASYAVKARTPDGKSSVVDVTALFVGDVKRLRPIDPEGGNTYGGWMTAKADYKKDRSMLTGVTGGKGCVSVVGELSYGTTVSFLGLLDLWKDKPQSIVARRTLRVLGDPERRMRLCDQRLGLAAKAFKRFSDREQEAKTDYYVCRRSILDSAGKVRPVVFYVDTAFDASAYAAVERGLLLWNDAFAKIGCKDVVRVEPFPADPAFNDNSLYNNCVRRTGTSNSELYTASWVDPRSGEILGTDIFVPFNFTAAIQKKLLLTLSAADPEARTTQPSARQIADALTAMVARRAASAFGVMPNYAASSAYPTDSLRSPSFTRENGLAASITDDVFYNIVAQPGDRERGVKLVADALGPYDYLAVEWLYKPVPGAVTPHDEVPELRRLLASKEGDSRCFFAQYASGTYDPRVGAGDLGDDLFRSVALQSANLKYVAEHGDGWLSGRDGDYKFREELLTEMVLRVNSLALQLMRYIGGVYMNPVYEGTARPACTAVPREVQRRALREALALTADLGWIDRQGVSKNVYNRVQACEYLQRRIARTLLEKLGTLDLAASKADDPYTADLMAKDLVAWFEERLRSREPLTDHVRNLQQSLLKSTVAAANVKDKPSSGSGSAFALFDGSASLSDGGDLFPATDAGALPDMPAERRADDFTPLGAGEVQGAAYGYRTPRVIPAFREHLFYGLLLDMKAMYRRGAASAPLADTRSFCRYMADRIDRELAVE